GGACCATGCTGTGTTGATAATATCCCGACTCCTTTTTTTCTCGCCAATTCTATTATTTCTCCTGAAGGTGTGAGCGAATTGGTTAGAATCATAAGCGCTACATTTTTCTTTACCAACTCACGCTGCATTTGCAGGTTATTTCCAACAATAACAAGGTCTGCTTCTCTCACCCTTTTTATAAAATTGTCAATTGAGTCAATGGCGATATGAACCTTTCCTTTTAAAATATTTGCAGGAGGAGCCACATGGACTTTACCTTTCAAGAGTTGTGCGATGGTGTTTACATTTATAGGATGAAGTTCCAATGAATCGACAGAGAGTCGTTTCACATAAGTCCTGGCTAATTGTCGCTCGCTAACTATTCCGATAGGTTTGAAGTCACTATCAACTATTGGTACTACCTTCACGTTGGATTCTTCCATGATGCGAGCTATCTCGTATATCGAAGTGTCTTCCGAAGCCACGATAGGATTTCTCAGGACCAGATCCCCAACGATGGGGTCTACAGTTTCCATCAAAATCGGCGGTTCTATATCGAAATAGGACAGCAGAAATTTGCTCTCGTTGTTTAGAGGACCACAACGGCAGGGAATGTATTTATTTGTAACATCAGTTTGATTCTTCATATAGGAATAGCCAATAACACTGGCTATCGAATCCGTATCAGGCTGTCTGTGGCCAAAAACATATATCTTCTCACGGCTCAACAGTGTCACCTCTCTCTGTGTACTTTCAGATATGTGGAGAGATTCAGAATGTCTGCAGGTTTTATACCGGGTATACGCATAGCTTGACCTATAGACAAGGGTCTCAATTTCTTTAATTTATCACGACTCTCGGTGGATAGATTGGGCACAGCGTCGTAGTCAATGTCGTCGGGAATAATTTCATTTTCCAACTTTTCAAACCTGCTTATTTCTTGTTTTAAACGATTAATGTAACCTTCGTACTTTATCGTGGTTTCCACCTGTTCCATTAGGGATGTTTCCGCGATGGGTTCGGGGTCAAAGTCCTTTAACAGACTGTAGGTGACATTTGGTCTTTTCAGGAGTTGAGCAAGACGGGTGGACTGGTAAATCGCTGTTGTTCCAGCTGATAAGAGCCTATTATTGATTTCATTAGAGGGCTTTATGACAATTTCATTTAACCTGTTTATTTCTCGTGCAATGGCTTCCCGCAAGTTTACAACATTGTCGTAGAACCACCTCGGGATCAATCCATATCTATATCCGTATTCTGTCAACCTCAGATGAGCATTATCGTGTCTGAGCATGAGCCTATACTCTGCTCTTGAAGTAAGGAGTCTGTAAGGTTCATCGACGCCACGGGTTACCAGGTCGTCTATCATAACTCCGATATAGGCTTCAGATCTTTTCAAGATCAAAGGTGCTTCCCCTCTAAGTTTTGCCGAAGCGTTTATGCCTGCAATGATTCCCTGTCCTGCCGCTTCTTCATATCCGCTGGTACCATTTACCTGCCCCGCGAAATAGAGGTTTTCTATCAGTTTGGATTCGAGTGTAGGGTAGAGTTGGTCGGGGATGATGAAATCGTATTCTACAGCGTACGCCGGTCTAACGATGATGGCGTTTTCAAGTCCTCTAACAGAACGAATCATTTCTAATTGCGTTTCAAAGGGTAAACTTGTGGAAAGACCGTTCAGATAGTATTCAGCAGTGTTTTTGCCTTCGGGCTCCACAAAAACCTGATGACTCTCTTTTCCTGAGAATTTTATGACCTTATCCTCTATGGAGGGACAATAACGGGGACCAATGGAGTGAATGAGTTTTACATCACCATATAGAGGTGAAAATCTCAAATCCCGCCTTATTATTGAATGGGTTCTCGCATTGGTATTGGTCAACCAGCAGGGACTATCCTTTGGCAAGATTCTGGGTTCTGAAAAATATGAAAAGGCGAGAGGCTCATCTGCCGTGTCCTGCCTTTCCATTTTTGAAAAGTCTATTGAACTTTTGAGGATTCTCGCAGGTGTTCCTGTTTTGAAGCGTGCCAATTTGAATCCAAGCTTCCTGAGAGATTCACTTAGCTGCTTGGCGGGGAATTCACCCAGTCTTCCCGCTTCAAAAGCTTTTTGACCTATGAAGATCTTTCCACCCAGAAATGTTCCAGTTGTAACAATGACCGCCCGGGAATGGTATAACTGGCCGAAATGAGTTGCTACTCCGGTAACTTTTCCATTTTCAGCAATTATCTCCGTCGCAATGCCGCTTCTCAAATAAAGATTTTCCTGATTTTCCAGAACTCTCTTCATTTCAAGACTGTATTCTCTCTTGTCTATCTGTGCTCTCAGTGCTCTAACAGCAGGTCCTTTACTCGTATTTAGCATTCGTATGTTGATGGCTGTTTTATCGGTCGTCTTCGCTATCTGGCCTCCAAGGGCATCGACTTCTCTCGCAACAATGCCTTTGGCCGGGCCTCCTACTGCGGGATTACATGGGGCCCAGCCGACAGTGTCGAGGTTGATGGCGAGTACCAGAGTTTTCATTCCGGATTTCGCAGCGGCAAGTCCCGCCTCAATGCCTGCATGCCCAGCTCCAATGACAACTATATCAAAACTGTAATCATCCATTGTACTCTTCATAACATCGCCCTCCTATTCTATTATTGTACAACAGAAAGGGGGGCTTCACGTGAAAGTTCGATTTACAGACACTACCTTAAGGGATGCCCACCAGTCACTACTGGCTACGCGACTGACGACTGAAGAGCTGGTAGAGATTACTCCAGTCATGGATGAAATCGGGTACAACAGTGTTGAAATGTGGGGCGGAGCAACTTTTGATGTTTCGGTTAGATACCTGAATGAAGATCCCTGGGAAAGACTCGACAGGATGAGAGAGAAATTTAAAAAGACCAAGTTACAGATGTTGTTGCGTGGTCAGAATCTACTGGGGTATCGCCACTATGCCGATGATGTTGTCGAATTATTCGTGAAAAAGATGGCAAACCACGGTATGGACATCGTACGTGTTTTTGATGCCTTAAACGATTTTAGAAACCTTGAAAAAGCCTGTAAAGAGGTTAAGAAAAATGGTATGCACCTGCAGGTGGCAATTTCATATACCACCAGCCCGGTGCACAACATCGAATACTTCACTAATCTGGCATTGAAGGCTCACAAAGAGCTGAAGGCTGATTCTCTGTGTATTAAGGATATGGCAGGGCTTCTTACACCTGGTGAAGCGAAAAAGCTCGTTGAAAATATAAAACGTACCTGTCCTCTGCCCATTGAGATTCACGCCCACTTCACTACGGGACTCGCGGATCTTACCTATCTTTCGTCCGTGGAAGCCGGTGCTGAAATCGTTGATACGGCTATCAGCGCGTTGGCATATGGCACCTCTCAGCCGGCTGTAGAAAGCCTCTGGGTATCCCTTCATACCCTTGGATATGCTGAAAAACCTGATCTTAAATTACTCGAGAAAGTGAATGAGTATTTCATCAGGATAAGAGAAAAACATGTTGAGCATGATGTGTCAATGAAAACAATAAGACCAGATATACTTACGAACCAGATCCCCGGAGGCATGTATTCCAATTTGCTCAGCCAGCTGAGGTCTCAAGGAGCCCTGAATAGGCTCAAAGAGGTACTTGAAGAAGTACCAAGGGTTAGAGAGGATCTCGGTTATCCTCCGCTAGTCACCCCAACTTCACAAATTGTCGGTGTTCAAGCTGTTCTAAATGTACTCACAGGGGAACGTTATAAGATAATCACCAAAGAAACGGAAAGATACATTCTGGGTCATTATGGGAAGCCACCAGCGCCGATTTGTCCGGAACTTAAAAAACTCATTATAGATAAGGGTGGCGTGGTTATTGAAGGGCGACCAGCAGATTATATCGAACCTGAGGTCGAGCGAACCAGAGAAAAGTTCAGGACAATTATCAATAATGATGAAGACCTGTTAATATTGATTCTCCTGGGAGAGGTCGGTAGAAAATACTTGGTGAAAAAGTATGAAAGTGAACTCGGAGTAGATTTTTCGCTGAGCTCTGACTATTCGGATACTGTAATCGTGCATCCTGTGTAGAGCGCTATTATTAGAAGGAGAAAAACGTAAAAATTCGTCAATAAATAGAATTATTCAGCGGTTTTCTGATATAATCATATACTGGAACCCGGCATTGTAATGTTGCCACTTTTTATAACTTGATAAAATTTAATTGAGGCTTTCTGCCTAAATTATCCGTAAAGGAGGTTGAAAAGGATGAGAAAGCTTGCTCTTATTATGGCAGTTGTTTTTGTGTTCGCAGCCCTTCTCAGTGCAAAGATCGTCATATGGTCTTCTGAAAACCAGATCCCTGCACTGCAGAAGCTCGCGGCAGACTTCGAAAGGGACTATGGTATCGAGGTGGAGATTCAGCAGGTGAATTTTGGCGATATCAAGTCGAAATTCCTCACCGCTGCTCCCGCCGGAGAGGGTCCCGATATAATCGTTGGTGCTCATGACTGGGTAGGGGAACTTGCAAAGAACGGTCTTCTTGAACCCATTCCATTCCTTCCTGATTCTGATCAGTATTACGAAGTTGCTCTAAGCGCTTTCAGTTACGGTGGAAAACTCTATGGTGTGCCTTACACTATTGAATCCATCGGCATTATTTACAACAAGGACCTCGTTGAGGAAATCCCCGAGACAATCGCCGAACTCGAAGAAATGGCTGCAGAAATTGCTGATGATGAAATCGTTGGGTTCATCTATGACGCGGGAAATTTCTACTTCTCTTTCCCCTTCATCGCAGGTTACGGCGGATACATCTTCAAGGATACGGAAAGTGGCCTCGATGTTCATAACATCGGTTTGAACAACGACGGTGCCATCAAAGGTGTAAGTTTAATCAAGAAATGGTATGACGATGGTCTCATTCCTCAGGGCGCTAACTACAACCTCATGGACTCCCTCTTCAAAGACGGTCTGGCAGCATTCATCGTCAATGGTCCATGGGCTACACCCTGGTACAGGGATGCCGGCATCGACTATGGAATCATTCCTTTCAACGAGATCGAACTTGAACCCGGTGTCACTCCAAAACCCTTTGTCGGTGTTCAGGGCTTCATGATCAATGCCAAATCCAAGAACAAACTTGAAGCTATCGAATTTGCCGTAAATTACATCGGAAGTTTTGATGGGCAGTATGGTATGTTTGTCGGTGAAAGAAGAGGAACAGCCAGAAAGGACGTTTTCGACTACGTCGCCAAAGATGCTGGCCCTGAGTTGTACGATGTTCTTCAGTTCTCAAAGAGTGCTTCCGTCGGAATCCCCATGCCCAACGTTCCTGAAATGGCTGCTGTTTGGGGTGCAATGGGAGATGCTCTTAGCATTGTTATCAATGATCAGGACACCGTTGAGAACGCTCTGAATGCTGCAGTTGAAAAAATCAAAGCGGCGATTGGTGAATAATACTTGAATAGCACTTTCTACAAAATTAGATCATTTCGCGGGGCTAAAACGCCCCGCGTTTAATCATAAGCTTCGGAGGCATCTAAGATGGATAGTAAAAGGCTTCTAGGATTCATAATCGTTCTCGTTCTACTCTCTATATTTGGAGCCTTCGGATTGATGAGTGTCATACTGCTCTGGGCTAACGCCAACTACGGACTGGCAGTGATTCTTGGAGTTCTTCTTGTAAGCATTGCGTATATTCTCATCAATCCCAAAGGATATCCTTACAGATACATGATTCCCGCGATGATACTCCTCTTTATCCTGACAGTTTATCCAATGTATTATACTCTGAAAACCGCTTTCACTAATTTTGGTACGGGACACCTGTTCACCAGACCCCAGGTAATCCAGAAGCTTCTGAGTGACTACTATTATGTGCCTGATAATCCTGTAGAATATGATTTTTCTATTTATGTGAAGTTGGAAGAATACAGACCAACGGACGATTTTATAGTTTTGTTTCGATCGCTAGCGAGTGATGAGCTTTTTATAGCTCCCAGGCCAGATGTGGTGCAGAAGGATTCTAAAGGGAATATTCTTCTGGCTGAATCGAGGATGTTTCCTGTTATAAATGACAAGGCAAAAGTGAACGGTAAGTCCTACCAGCTCATCAGATCTGCTCTGCACAATTATATCCTTTCTGTTGTATCAGACACCGGAGAAAGGTATATGTATTTCTATTCGCCTGGTGATAGTACCACGAAATCAAATGCTCCATTTTATTTAAGCGAAATCAGAGGTATCTGGTTAAAAAATGCCGAATTTACAAACCCAGATGGACAGCAAGTTAGGCTCAATCCCAACAAACTCTTCACAAATTTTGCGACCTCGGAGAGAAAATACGGAATAAAGACTATTACTTCCATTGAGGGTGGTAGAACCCTTCAGAAAAATGTTGTTTATAACAAAAAAACTGGCAGGGTGCTAACTGAAAGAGATGGCTTCTTTTATGATATAGACGATAACGGCCAGGAATACGCTGTAGAGGGCTATATTTCGGATGTTGGATTCAAAAACTTCTTGAAAATGCTTAAAGATCCCAGGATAAGTGGTCCATTCGTGCAGATCTTTGCGTGGACCTTCACCTGGGCTGCTCTAAGCGTTCTTTTTACTTTTGTTATAGGTCTGGCCCTTGCCTTGGTTTTGAATGATAAAAAGTTAAAGGGAACAAAGATCTATAGAACATTACTGATAATCCCTTGGGCCATTCCAGCTTTCATATCAGTTCTTGTATGGAAAAACGGTATGTTCAATGAAACATATGGAATCATAAATAGATTCATTGTGATGGGCCTCTTTGGAGCTGAGAAACCAATTAAATGGTTAAGTGACCCTTTTTGGGCAAAGGTGGCTGTTCTGCTAGTGAACACATGGCTTGGATTCCCATATATGATGACGATAACGCTTGGAGCCCTTCAGAGCATTCCTGATGAGCTCTACGAAGCTGCCTCGATCGATGGAGCTACCGGTTTTCAGCGATTCAGGAAGATCACCTTCCCATTGCTTATGATCGCCGTTGCTCCACTGCTTGTTGGGAGCTTCTCGTTCAACTTCAACAATTTCGTCGGGATATACCTTTTGACCGGGGGAGGCCCGGCTATTCCGGGAAGTTCAACCCCGGCCGGAGCAACAGACATTCTCATATCCTATACCTACAAACTCGCCTTTGAAGGCAGGGGACAGGATTTTGGCTTCGCGAGCGCAATTTCGATCCTGATCTTTGTCATAGTAGGTGGATTGAGCTGGCTGAACTTCAAACTCTCCGGAGCTTTTGAAGAGGTGAGTAGATAATGGCTATAGAAAAGAAAAGATACTGGTTGAGGCACCTTGTACTCATAATAATAGTAGCTATAGTTCTTTTTCCAATGGTGTGGTTAATCAGTACCTCCATCAGGCGTGACCAGGCCGCTTTTTCGCCGCATCTGTTTTCAACTAGAGTAACTTTGCAACACTATAAGAATTTACTTGTCCCTGAACGCAGCGTTCCCAGGCTCATCCTGGACATTCAAGAAGCCGTTTATAAATTGGGACGTTTCAGAAATAAGGACGAAGATTCGATTAAAAGGACAGTGGAGAAGTATCTTACAAAATTCGAGTCTCTAATGTTGGAGTCCAGAGATATCACTTCAAAGCTCACGGCTTCTTTCAGTAAGACCGAAGAAGCTCTTGCTGGTGATATAAAAACAAAAATGTTGGCTTCTCTAAACAGGCTCAGAGAAGAGGATTTGAAGCTGATCGATAAGAAACTCACTGAGTTGTCAGAACTGATCGAAGACGGTCAGGTTAAAAGTGTGGCTGCGCTGGAGATTCTTTCAAGTACAGCTCCCTCGACTGGAGGAAAGTTTTTATTCTTTCTCAATGAAGTCGACGGTGATGAAGCTTCTAAGTTGAGTTCTCTTTTATCGGAATACGAGACGGAACGCGCAAATGCACTGAAATATTCTGATGAACTCTCCACACGTCTGAAAGAGATGGATTTCGAGATGAAAGATGAAGTTCTTGAAAGTCTGACAAGGACACCTGAGTATCTATCCGAAAATGGAGTTGAATATAGCCTGTGGAGAAAGAACGAATATTTCAAATATATAAGAAAATACATAAGCAAACTCGAAAAAGAATTATCTCAAGAACTGGCTGAAGAAATAAAGACATTAAGGGAAGGACTTTATAACACTTTCAAAGCAGCCAATGCCACCTGGAATGAAATAGAAACTCTGTACAAACAACTTATTGATGGTCTGGATCAGAAGAAGGCGGAGGTTCTTGGTCGCGATTATGTCGAATATCTGGTTTCTCAAGAGGAACTTGCAAACGTGGACAAGGATATCGTCAGGAATGAGAAACTTTTACAACAGTCGCTTTCTGCCCGAACAGAGTTACAGGAAACTTTGGCACTAGCCATACCTGTGCTCGTTCCAGAATCGGAAAGAGTAGACTCTTTGAAATCTGCCGTCGAAAAAGCTCTTGAAGCCCCGTATATCGAAAGGGTCGAAGAAAAAAAGTCTGAAGATCTGTTGGGTTTTTATGAGCGTTTGAGAAAGGTTATCTCTGACTTTGAACGGATCGGTTATAAAGACGATGTTTACGCCACTCTTGTTAACATCACTACCGGTCTGAGCTGGTTCGTGGATAAGGCGGGAATACTCGCTGCCAACGTGAGAAATCCTGAGATAAAAAAGATTCTCGAGGTTTTGAACGCTTCGCAGGTGAATCTTATGAGGGTTATACCGGATATAGAAAACGTCTTGAGCGAAGCTACGAATCTCGAGGAACAAATAGCCATAGTCCAGAATGATCTGGATAGTCTCAAGAGAAAGAAAATACTCCTTGAACAAAGGGTTTCGGAACTTGAGAGCAGTTATAATGAACTTCTTGAGAAATACAACAGGAATGCAGAATATTTGAAATTGCAATATGTACGTTCTGTGGCCTTAAAAGAAATAGATGGAGTTGATAGTGCCAGAACATATATTGCGGAAGCTGGGAAAACCGTATCTGAGTTTTTTGGATTCAAGTACAACATACGTTATCGGGATCTGACATGGTATGACGATTTTGAAGAGGCCAGGCAGAATATAGTAGAAGGAACACAAATTCTCGACGAAGCCATTGATGACCTTAGTTCCCTGGAAGCTTCATTGAAGAAGAAGGTCTATGACTATATTCACCTGCGTTTCCTTGGTACTCCAATAACATTAGACGAATTTACCACGATGATAGACAATTACAACAAGTATTTCCAGGTTTTCAATGCCAAGTATCAGCGGGCATCACGCAAGATCTCCGATATGCTTGACTATCCTTCAAGCTATTCCGGAGAATACCACTCGCAGCTCAAAGAGATAGACAGACTACTCTTTAGAAACAACCAGGTATGGGTGCAAAAAGAGAGCACGTACTTCTATTTCACGAAGTGGATAATGAATTCGATAATAGTCGCTTTAATGGTGGCGCTCATAAGTGTTACTGTTGCGGCTCTGGCAGCTTATCCTTTCAGTAGAATGCGCTTTTTCGGACGGTCACAGGGGTTGCTTTTCCTGTTGCTGATTCAAATGTTCCCTTCGATCATGTTCATGATAGCTATCTATGCGTTATTACAATTCATGGGAAGCTACCTTCCGTTTTTCGGGTTGAATAGTCTCAGCGGATTGATATTCGTTTATTCTGGAGGGATTGCTTTCAACATCTGGCTTATAAAAGGGTATTTTGATACCATTCCCGATACACTGGAAGAGTCTGCTATGATCGATGGAGCGACGAGATTCCAGACTTTCTGGAGAATCGTTATTCCATTGGCACGCCCTATTCTGGCGGTGATTGCCATCCTCACGTTTATGGGCATTTTCAATGAATTTGTAATGGCACGGATTCTCCTACAGGATATAAACAAATGGACTTACGCTGTTGGACTTCAACAGTTTTCAGGAAGATTCGAAACTAACTGGGGTCCTTTTACTGCGGCAGCATTGATAGGCGCGATACCAATGGTTACTTTCTTCCTTGTATTGCAGGATTATATAGTTGGCGGTCTTACAAAAGGTGCTGTAAAAGGGTAGAATAGAAGCGGGGCCCATGCCCCGCTTTTTTACGGGAGTGGGTGGTTTTATGTTTGAAAGATATATGTTGCCAGACTATCAAAAAAAATCCATTCCAAACTTTTCTTCAGGATTGGTTTTGCATTTTTGTGGTCACTCTTTGTGGCCAGGTTTTCCTTTTGAGGAAGAAGGAATTGACCTTTCAGAAATAGAAAAAGTTGTGGTTTTTATTATCGATGCCTTGAGATATGAAACTGTGAAAAAATTGCTCGCCGAAAAGAAGTTTGAAATTCTAGGTCTCAAAGACCTTAACTACATGACCTCCGTATTTCCATCCACAACAACAGCGGCTTTGACCAGCTATTTCACCGGTGTTCCGCCTGCGCTTCATGGAATGCTGGGTTACACTCTTTATCTGAAAGAGTACGGTTCTTTGATCAACATGATCGAACTCACCCCGATTTATCAGGACAGGGATTCGCTGGCGAGAATGGGATTTGACCCGCTTAAATTCATCCCTGTTCAGACAGTGTTTCAGTACTTGCATGAAAGTGGAGTAAGGGGATACATGATCACTTCAAAGAGTTTTGTGAATACTGGCTTGTCCCGAATGCACAGTAACGGTGGAAGTTCAAAAGGTGTATATGGAATAGGAGACACTTTCGAGGAGTTACATACTATCCTAAAGTCCGATTCGCGTGAGAGTCTGATATTCGTTTACTGGGGATTGATCGATACGTATGGTCACAGGTATGGTCCCGATTCAGAAGCTTACGAGCTCGAAGCTTACTGGTTACTGAGGGTGATTGAAGATTTCTTCAGGAAAATCAGGAACAAGAAAGTGGCGTTTTTCATTGTATCCGACCATGGACAGATAGTTACACCCTGGGACAGAGAGATCTGGTGGTCAAGACACGATATAGATATTTACGACCTGCTTTACACATTACCGGCCGGGGAACATAGAGCGGTATTTCTTCATACAAACAATCCAGAAAAACTGAAAAATATGCTCGAAGAAAAGTATGAAGGGAAATTGAGAGCTTTTTTGAGAGCAGAGGCACTAGAGCTGAATCTCTTTGGTGGCACGCCATCATCAGAACTTATCAGTCGCATTGGAGAAGTCATTGTGATTCCCGAAGAAGACAGATCTTTCTGTTTCAAATACACCGGTCAGGAACATTCAATGAAAGGCAGGCACGGAGGCCTCTCACCGGATGAGATGAAGGTTCCCGTTATTTTTCTGAGAAAATAGGGAGGTGTACCATGGAGAACTTTGAAGTAGTCGTTATCGGCGGAGGTCCTGGAGGTAGTGATTGTGCCATAAGATTGGCACAACGAGGGAAAAGAGTCGCCATTGTTGAAAAAGAACACTTTGGCGGTACCTGTACCAATGTCGGATGCATACCTACAAAAGCTCTTCTTTCGGCTTCTGAGCTTTACGCGCGCGTCCGGGAAAAAGGAAAGAGGTTCGGCATAACCGGGGAAGTCAGTTATGATCTCAAAACGATGTTAAAACACATGGAA
This genomic interval from Kosmotoga pacifica contains the following:
- a CDS encoding pyruvate carboxylase subunit B, which gives rise to MKVRFTDTTLRDAHQSLLATRLTTEELVEITPVMDEIGYNSVEMWGGATFDVSVRYLNEDPWERLDRMREKFKKTKLQMLLRGQNLLGYRHYADDVVELFVKKMANHGMDIVRVFDALNDFRNLEKACKEVKKNGMHLQVAISYTTSPVHNIEYFTNLALKAHKELKADSLCIKDMAGLLTPGEAKKLVENIKRTCPLPIEIHAHFTTGLADLTYLSSVEAGAEIVDTAISALAYGTSQPAVESLWVSLHTLGYAEKPDLKLLEKVNEYFIRIREKHVEHDVSMKTIRPDILTNQIPGGMYSNLLSQLRSQGALNRLKEVLEEVPRVREDLGYPPLVTPTSQIVGVQAVLNVLTGERYKIITKETERYILGHYGKPPAPICPELKKLIIDKGGVVIEGRPADYIEPEVERTREKFRTIINNDEDLLILILLGEVGRKYLVKKYESELGVDFSLSSDYSDTVIVHPV
- the mnmG gene encoding tRNA uridine-5-carboxymethylaminomethyl(34) synthesis enzyme MnmG, whose amino-acid sequence is MKSTMDDYSFDIVVIGAGHAGIEAGLAAAKSGMKTLVLAINLDTVGWAPCNPAVGGPAKGIVAREVDALGGQIAKTTDKTAINIRMLNTSKGPAVRALRAQIDKREYSLEMKRVLENQENLYLRSGIATEIIAENGKVTGVATHFGQLYHSRAVIVTTGTFLGGKIFIGQKAFEAGRLGEFPAKQLSESLRKLGFKLARFKTGTPARILKSSIDFSKMERQDTADEPLAFSYFSEPRILPKDSPCWLTNTNARTHSIIRRDLRFSPLYGDVKLIHSIGPRYCPSIEDKVIKFSGKESHQVFVEPEGKNTAEYYLNGLSTSLPFETQLEMIRSVRGLENAIIVRPAYAVEYDFIIPDQLYPTLESKLIENLYFAGQVNGTSGYEEAAGQGIIAGINASAKLRGEAPLILKRSEAYIGVMIDDLVTRGVDEPYRLLTSRAEYRLMLRHDNAHLRLTEYGYRYGLIPRWFYDNVVNLREAIAREINRLNEIVIKPSNEINNRLLSAGTTAIYQSTRLAQLLKRPNVTYSLLKDFDPEPIAETSLMEQVETTIKYEGYINRLKQEISRFEKLENEIIPDDIDYDAVPNLSTESRDKLKKLRPLSIGQAMRIPGIKPADILNLSTYLKVHRER
- a CDS encoding alkaline phosphatase family protein, which gives rise to MFERYMLPDYQKKSIPNFSSGLVLHFCGHSLWPGFPFEEEGIDLSEIEKVVVFIIDALRYETVKKLLAEKKFEILGLKDLNYMTSVFPSTTTAALTSYFTGVPPALHGMLGYTLYLKEYGSLINMIELTPIYQDRDSLARMGFDPLKFIPVQTVFQYLHESGVRGYMITSKSFVNTGLSRMHSNGGSSKGVYGIGDTFEELHTILKSDSRESLIFVYWGLIDTYGHRYGPDSEAYELEAYWLLRVIEDFFRKIRNKKVAFFIVSDHGQIVTPWDREIWWSRHDIDIYDLLYTLPAGEHRAVFLHTNNPEKLKNMLEEKYEGKLRAFLRAEALELNLFGGTPSSELISRIGEVIVIPEEDRSFCFKYTGQEHSMKGRHGGLSPDEMKVPVIFLRK
- a CDS encoding sugar ABC transporter substrate-binding protein translates to MRKLALIMAVVFVFAALLSAKIVIWSSENQIPALQKLAADFERDYGIEVEIQQVNFGDIKSKFLTAAPAGEGPDIIVGAHDWVGELAKNGLLEPIPFLPDSDQYYEVALSAFSYGGKLYGVPYTIESIGIIYNKDLVEEIPETIAELEEMAAEIADDEIVGFIYDAGNFYFSFPFIAGYGGYIFKDTESGLDVHNIGLNNDGAIKGVSLIKKWYDDGLIPQGANYNLMDSLFKDGLAAFIVNGPWATPWYRDAGIDYGIIPFNEIELEPGVTPKPFVGVQGFMINAKSKNKLEAIEFAVNYIGSFDGQYGMFVGERRGTARKDVFDYVAKDAGPELYDVLQFSKSASVGIPMPNVPEMAAVWGAMGDALSIVINDQDTVENALNAAVEKIKAAIGE
- a CDS encoding sugar ABC transporter permease — protein: MAIEKKRYWLRHLVLIIIVAIVLFPMVWLISTSIRRDQAAFSPHLFSTRVTLQHYKNLLVPERSVPRLILDIQEAVYKLGRFRNKDEDSIKRTVEKYLTKFESLMLESRDITSKLTASFSKTEEALAGDIKTKMLASLNRLREEDLKLIDKKLTELSELIEDGQVKSVAALEILSSTAPSTGGKFLFFLNEVDGDEASKLSSLLSEYETERANALKYSDELSTRLKEMDFEMKDEVLESLTRTPEYLSENGVEYSLWRKNEYFKYIRKYISKLEKELSQELAEEIKTLREGLYNTFKAANATWNEIETLYKQLIDGLDQKKAEVLGRDYVEYLVSQEELANVDKDIVRNEKLLQQSLSARTELQETLALAIPVLVPESERVDSLKSAVEKALEAPYIERVEEKKSEDLLGFYERLRKVISDFERIGYKDDVYATLVNITTGLSWFVDKAGILAANVRNPEIKKILEVLNASQVNLMRVIPDIENVLSEATNLEEQIAIVQNDLDSLKRKKILLEQRVSELESSYNELLEKYNRNAEYLKLQYVRSVALKEIDGVDSARTYIAEAGKTVSEFFGFKYNIRYRDLTWYDDFEEARQNIVEGTQILDEAIDDLSSLEASLKKKVYDYIHLRFLGTPITLDEFTTMIDNYNKYFQVFNAKYQRASRKISDMLDYPSSYSGEYHSQLKEIDRLLFRNNQVWVQKESTYFYFTKWIMNSIIVALMVALISVTVAALAAYPFSRMRFFGRSQGLLFLLLIQMFPSIMFMIAIYALLQFMGSYLPFFGLNSLSGLIFVYSGGIAFNIWLIKGYFDTIPDTLEESAMIDGATRFQTFWRIVIPLARPILAVIAILTFMGIFNEFVMARILLQDINKWTYAVGLQQFSGRFETNWGPFTAAALIGAIPMVTFFLVLQDYIVGGLTKGAVKG
- a CDS encoding ABC transporter permease subunit, coding for MDSKRLLGFIIVLVLLSIFGAFGLMSVILLWANANYGLAVILGVLLVSIAYILINPKGYPYRYMIPAMILLFILTVYPMYYTLKTAFTNFGTGHLFTRPQVIQKLLSDYYYVPDNPVEYDFSIYVKLEEYRPTDDFIVLFRSLASDELFIAPRPDVVQKDSKGNILLAESRMFPVINDKAKVNGKSYQLIRSALHNYILSVVSDTGERYMYFYSPGDSTTKSNAPFYLSEIRGIWLKNAEFTNPDGQQVRLNPNKLFTNFATSERKYGIKTITSIEGGRTLQKNVVYNKKTGRVLTERDGFFYDIDDNGQEYAVEGYISDVGFKNFLKMLKDPRISGPFVQIFAWTFTWAALSVLFTFVIGLALALVLNDKKLKGTKIYRTLLIIPWAIPAFISVLVWKNGMFNETYGIINRFIVMGLFGAEKPIKWLSDPFWAKVAVLLVNTWLGFPYMMTITLGALQSIPDELYEAASIDGATGFQRFRKITFPLLMIAVAPLLVGSFSFNFNNFVGIYLLTGGGPAIPGSSTPAGATDILISYTYKLAFEGRGQDFGFASAISILIFVIVGGLSWLNFKLSGAFEEVSR